The genomic stretch GGCCGTTTATTTTTGGGGCGGGGGCGCGAATCATTCCCTGCTGCGGCGAGATGCATGACATCCGCGACGACTCGGACGCATTTTCGTGGGGCGAGGGGATCAGAGGGACGGGGAGGGGGAGCCGAAACGAGTCGTTTTCGCCGTCACGATTCGCGCGCGCCAAATCGCGAACGCTCTAGATTTTCTCTTGAACGTTCTCGAGACGAGCGATTGTTTATGTCTCTTCTATAAAGCCACGAAACGTCTTCGTTCGAAGTAGCACTCTCCGTCTTTCTACTCGCGAGATTCTCAATAACATTGCACAGCCATactcctttttttaataagaatataaatgggTACagtctttctatctctctctttaaaatataggTATATGTACATTCGATGTCATATAGTCATATGTGTTCCAGACCTGTCACACATGTAACGCAAAGAGAACGTACCAAATATAAGAAACATCAAGTGAGCCATATTGTTAGTGCCACCGCTTCTCTAATAGCAACGCAGTGGAGGCAGGTATTGGCCAATCAAACGCTACTTTATTTTGACGAGTGGATTTTTGAACACATAAAGAAATCGTGtttcaaagagaaaaacaacTACACTTTTATATAGTGCATGGTCGTGACTGGCACTCACACTGAACTCCGATGTCTGTCTGATCTAACTGACAAGTTTTGCATtgcgaattattaatatttacatcgcAAACTTGTTATATTTACATCAGAGTGAAAATGgtgagtataaaaatatattttgtgtttttttttgtttagttATCTTGAAGAAGAATTTGTCTTTTAAATAGCGTATAAAATACTCGGAAAATAAACTAGAGATAGTTTATTGGAGGTTATATTACTGTCAATTGTACGAATGACATTGCATGTTTCacgatatatatgagagaatgCTGAAaatgatgtattatatattctttcattgtattttgtactgttaattttaatttatataatttttttttctagagtATTCTTGCGTACAATGGTGGTGCTGTGATAGCTATGAAGGGCAAGAATTGCGTTGCCATAGCGGCCGATCGCAGATTCGGCATACAAGCGCAAACCATAATGTGCgattttcaaaagatttacGAGATGGAACCACACTTATACATTAGTTTACCCGGGCTCGCCACTGACACCCAGACTGTCATGGAGAGGCTACGCTTTCGCTTGAATCTTTATGAATTGAAGGAGAATAGAAAGATTCATCCTAAAACGTTTACTGCGATGGTCTCGAACCTTTTGTATGAAAAGAGATTTGGACCATACTTTGTAGAACCTATAATTGCCGGATTAGACCCTGTCACATTTGAACCATTCATTTGCAATATGGATTTAATAGGATCCAGAAACATATCCGAAGATTTTGTAGTGGGTGGAACATGTACAGAGCAATTGTACGGTATGTGTGAATCACTTTACGAACCGAATTTAGAACCCGATGAATTATTTGAGACTGTCAGCCAAGCTTTAGTCAATGCCTTTGATCGAGACGCGATATCTGGATGGGGTGCTGTTGTTCATATTATGTAAGCATAATAATACTTAAacatagaataaatttatgataatatgtttgacaatatttatgca from Cataglyphis hispanica isolate Lineage 1 chromosome 3, ULB_Chis1_1.0, whole genome shotgun sequence encodes the following:
- the LOC126848320 gene encoding proteasome subunit beta type-3, translating into MSILAYNGGAVIAMKGKNCVAIAADRRFGIQAQTIMCDFQKIYEMEPHLYISLPGLATDTQTVMERLRFRLNLYELKENRKIHPKTFTAMVSNLLYEKRFGPYFVEPIIAGLDPVTFEPFICNMDLIGSRNISEDFVVGGTCTEQLYGMCESLYEPNLEPDELFETVSQALVNAFDRDAISGWGAVVHIIEKDKVTKRTIKTRMD